A window of the Mus pahari chromosome 1, PAHARI_EIJ_v1.1, whole genome shotgun sequence genome harbors these coding sequences:
- the LOC110335846 gene encoding olfactory receptor 51F1-like, with the protein MLHMQDNTEFLSNFTSKLPSFLLTGIPGLESAHGWISIPFCCLYATALSGNSMILFIIVTQHSLHEPMYYFLSVLSATDLGLTLSTMSTTLRILWFQANEISLDICIVQMFFLHGFTCTESGVLVAMAFDRYVAICNPLRYTTILTNSRIMQIGFLVIMRTLLLIVPLLLLLKPVSFCKRNTLSHSYCYHPDVIKLACSDTRANNICGLVDLILTTGVDIPCIVLSYILIIRSVFSIASSEERHKAFSTCVSHIAAVAVFYIPMFSLSLVHRYGRSAPKVVHTMMANVYLLLPPVLNPIIYSVKTKQIKKAILSLLFAK; encoded by the coding sequence ATGCTACATATGCAGGACAACACAGAATTCCTAAGCAACTTCACATCGAAATTACCATCCTTCTTGTTGACTGGCATTCCTGGCCTAGAGTCTGCTCATGGCTGGATCTCCATCCCTTTCTGTTGTCTTTATGCCACCGCCCTCTCTGGCAACAGCATGATCCTCTTCATCATTGTGACCCAGCATAGTCTGCATGAGCCTATGTACTATttcctctctgtgctctctgccactgacctgggtttgactcttTCTACAATGTCAACCACCCTGAGAATCCTGTGGTTTCAGGCAAATGAAATCAGTCTAGATATTTGCATTGTTCAGATGTTTTTTCTCCATGGGTTCACTTGTACAGAATCTGGGGTGTTAGTGGCTATGGCTTTTGATCGTTATGTAGCAATATGCAACCCTCTTAGATATACCACGATTCTTACGAATTCTAGAATCATGCAGATAGGTTTCCTAGTGATAATGCGCACTCTACTTTTAATAGTTCCACTACTTCTGCTCCTTAAACCTGTCTCTTTTTGTAAAAGGAATACCCTCTCCCACTCCTACTGTTATCATCCAGACGTGATTAAGTTAGCATGTTCAGACACTAGGGCGAATAACATCTGTGGGCTAGTTGATCTCATTCTGACCACAGGGGTAGATATTCCATGCATTGTTTTATCTTACATACTGATCATTCGCTCTGTCTTCAGTATTGCCTCCTCTGAAGAACGACACAAGGCCTTCAGCACCTGTGTGTCCCACATTGCAGCAGTTGCAGTTTTCTACATCCCAATGTTTAGCCTGTCTCTGGTGCATCGCTATGGTCGGTCAGCGCCCAAGGTAGTTCATACAATGATGGCCAATGTTTACCTTCTTCTACCCCCTGTGCTCAACCCCATCATCTACAGTGTGAAGACAAAGCAAATCAAAAAGGCTATTCTTAGTTTGCTCTTTGCAAAATGA
- the LOC110335609 gene encoding olfactory receptor 52R1-like yields the protein MTHSLMLASRNSSSHSTFFILLGIPGLENYQFWVAFPFCVMYIVAVTGNITILHIIRIDHTLHEPMYLFLAMLATTDLVLSSSTQPKMLAILWFHDHKIEYHACLIQVFFIHAFSSVESGVLMDMALDRYVAICFPLRHSSILTTSLVIKLGVAVMVRGLVWVSPFCFMISRMPFCPNKVIPQSYCEHMAVLKLVCADTRVNRGYGLFVAFSVAVFDLAVISVSYVMILRAVLRLPSGEARLKAFGTCASHIGVILTLYIPALFTFLTHRFGHHVPRVVHIMFANVYLLVPPMLNPIIYGVRTKQIRDRVTQVFRGKGS from the coding sequence ATGACACATTCTCTCATGTTGGCTTCAAGGAACAGCTCTTCCCATTCTACATTTTTCATCTTGCTTGGAATCCCAGGACTGGAGAATTACCAATTCTGGGTTGCCTTTCCATTCTGTGTCATGTATATTGTGGCAGTGACTGGAAATATCACCATCCTTCACATTATCCGAATTGACCACACCCTACATGAGCCCATGTACCTCTTCCTGGCCATGCTGGCTACTACTGACCTGGTCTTGTCCTCCTCCACACAACCCAAAATGCTGGCCATACTCTGGTTTCATGATCATAAGATTGAATATCATGCCTGCCTCATCCAAGTGTTCTTCATACATGCTTTTTCTTCTGTGGAGTCTGGGGTGCTCATGGACATGGCCTTGGACCGCTATGTGGCTATCTGCTTCCCACTCAGACATTCCAGCATCCTGACcacatctttagtcatcaaaCTAGGGGTAGCTGTGATGGTGAGAGGGCTGGTGTGGGTGAGCCCCTTCTGTTTCATGATCTCCAGGATGCCCTTCTGCCCCAACAAAGTTATTCCCCAGTCCTACTGTGAGCACATGGCTGTGCTCAAGTTGGTATGTGCTGATACCAGAGTCAATCGTGGATATGGACTCTTTGTGGCTTTCTCTGTGGCTGTCTTTGACTTAGCTGTCATCAGTGTATCTTATGTGATGATTCTGAGAGCTGTGCTGAGGTTGCCCTCAGGTGAAGCCCGCCTCAAAGCTTTTGGTACATGTGCTTCTCATATTGGTGTCATCTTAACCTTATATATCCCAGCCCTTTTCACCTTCCTCACCCACCGCTTTGGCCACCATGTGCCCCGAGTTGTTCACATCATGTTTGCCAATGTCTATCTTCTAGTTCCTCCCATGCTCAACCCCATCATATATGGAGTTAGAACCAAGCAGATCAGAGACAGGGTTACCCAAGTGTTTCGTGGAAAAGGCTCATGA